The sequence below is a genomic window from Anaerolineales bacterium.
ACGACCTGGGTTTGATGGGCGTGTTCGACGAGGCCGTAGTGCGTCTGTACTCTCAGGAGGGCGTGCTCACCCCGACCCCGACCGTGACCCGGACCCCTGCCGGGGGCACGGCGACCGCCACCCCGCGTCCGCCAACCCCTAGCCCTCCCACCGCTGGATAAGCGTGAGGGAAGCGGGGCAGATACCCGCAGCCGGCGGACTTCCAGACCGGTCTGGCAATGACCGGCGGAGCTCCCACACGGCTGAGATCAAGCGACCCGCCTGGCGTGGTCTCTCCGCCCGTGCGGGGCGATTGGGGCGGGACTGTATCGTGATCGCCAGCCTTGCCGCCTGCGTTCCTTTGCGCCCAGCACCGACTCCAACCCCGCCTGTGCCTACCCGTCCGAGCGAGACCCAGCCGCCAGCTGCCACCTCAACGCCGATGGCGCCGCCCGCAACCGCTACGCTGGAACCCCAGCCTGCGCAACCGGGGCCCTGTCCGATCGAAGAGTCGGGCGGACTGATCACCGAGATGCAGCGGATCAGTGGCGAGATGCCGGGTCCGGATTCTGAGGGCATGCAGGTCCCGACCCTCGACCAGATGCTGGCCTGGTCGGGCCTGGTGGACGCCGTCAGCCGAAGCGATCTCGATACAGCCTGTCGGTCCTTGGCTGAGAAGGGCTTCCCTTACCAGGTCGTGGTCTTCACAGACCTGCCCCATGAATCGGAGCGGGTGATTCTCCTCCGCGAGATCGTGCCCATCACAACCGGCTGGGGCACCTACGTCTTTCGCCCAGGCTCAGAGCGTGACTTGCTGATCGAGGTGCCTCACCCTCTCGCCGACAGCCGAACCCGCACGCAGGGGGTCGTGCTGTTCCGCAGCCTGTCGGCGCGGGCCCTCTTGATGGCCGGCGCCCACCGCTGTGCCAACGCCAGCTACGCCACCTGCGGCGGGACAACGATTGCCTGCGGCCAGGTGGAGCCGTATCGCGAGTCGGATGTGGCCCACGCCACCCGGACGATGTTCCAGGCTGCTCACCAAGCCCTGGCGCCCTGCAGCGGGAGCAGCCTGGCAATCCAGCTGCACGGCAACAGCCTGAGCACCTGCCCGGACCTTTTCATCAGCAACGGCTCAACCCGGCCGGGGGAGTTTAGCCAGGCGCTGTATCAGCGGGCGCGCGAAACCTGCCCGGACTTTGCAGTGGATCTGGCGGACGGAGCGGCTGGCGAATGTGGCTTCTACGGCGACGGCGCCCAGGCGAGCTATCACTTTGCCTGCGGTATGGGTTGGGACACGAATGCCTGCCCGGACGCCGTCCGACGACCCGAGGGGCCGGAGCGTTACCTGTCGCTGGAGCAGTCGTGGGAGCTCAGGCAGGACTACGCCTGCCTGGTGGAAGCCTTGGAGCAGACCCTGCAGTGACCGCGTTGCCATTGTCCCGCTCAGTACGATTCCTGCGGTTAATGGCCGCCACCCCCAGCCATCGCCGGCGCCCAAGCCAATCGGGCTTGGCCGCTGGGCCCAGCCGCCCGTTCAGGGGCTGCGGAACTCGGTCAGGCCCATCCAGGATAATGGAATGAGGCCGCGCTACCATCTGGTCTCGCTTGGCTGCGCCAAGAACACCGTCGACTCGCAGTCGATGGCCCAGTTGCTGGAGCGCGACGGATTCCGCAACACACCCACACCCGAAGATGCCGACGTCTTGCTGGTGAACACCTGCGGCTTCATCGGCCCGGCGCGTGAGGAGTCGCTCGCCGCCCTGCGGCAGCTGGCGGCCGCCAAGCGCCCGGGCCAGCTGCTGATTGCAGCCGGATGCCTGACCCAGCGCTACGGGGCCGAAATCGCCCAACAGGTGCCGGGACTGGACGGCCTGCTGGGAACCCGGCGCTGGCTGGACATCGTCGATGTCGTTCACCAGGCGCGTCGCAACCGGCAGCCGGTCTACGATCTCCCGCAGGCGCCAACGGTCGCCATGGACAGCCCGGGCATCTCCCGCACCGCAGTCCAGGGCGCCAGCGCCTATTTGAAGATCGCCGATGGCTGCCGCCGGCCGTGTGCCTTCTGCGCTATTCCTTTGATCAAGGGGACCGCCGTCAGTCGGCCCAAGGCCGCCATCCTGTCCGAGGCGCACGCCCTGCAAGAGCAGGGTGTGCAGGAGATCGTGCTGATCGCCCAGGACACGACCGACTACGGGCACGACCTGGGGCTGCGGGATGGACTGGCGGACCTACTGGACGACCTTGCGCCTGCTGTGCCGCAGGTCCCGTGGATCCGCGTGCTCTACGCTTACCCGGGCTGCGTCACGGACCGGCTGATCGAGGTCATCGCCCGGCACCCGAATGTCGTGCCGTATCTGGACATGCCGCTGCAGCATGCCCACCCGCGCTTGCTGCGGGCGATGCGCCGGCCGGCCAACGTCGAGTGGGTGCACCGCACGCTCGAGAAGATGCGCCTGGCGATGCCGGAGCTGGTGCTGCGGACCACGTTCATTGTCGGCTATCCGGGGGAGACGGAGGCCGAATTCCAGGAGCTGCTCGACTTCGTCCAAGCCACGCGCTTCGATCGCCTGGGCGTGTTCACCTTCTCCTTCGAGCGCGGGACGGCCAGCGAGCCGCTGGGCGATCCTGTGCCGGAGGCGGTCAAGCAGGAGCGCCGGGATCGCCTGATGGTTGTGCAGCAAGCGATATCGCTCCAGAACAACCAGGCGCAAATCGGACGCAGGCTGCAAGTTCTGGTGGAGGGGCAGGGCGAGGGTCTATCGATTGGCCGATCGTATCGGGACGCGCCCGAGATCGACGGCATGGTCATCGTCGAGGGAAACCTGCCCGTCGGGTCGATGGCGCCCGTATTGATCCAGGGCGCGCTGGAGTACGACCTGACCGGGACCCCGAGCCTTCCCTAGGCTGTACTGTTTCGTAAAGGTGTGCACAATGATCGAGGGTCATGTGACGTATCCTTCCCGTTGGTCCAAACCCTCGATCATGAAAGGCTTCCCCTTGTGGATGGAAGACCTGGGGCGCAAGAACATAGTTCTGGAAGGCGTTGATTGCAGGATCCATGATGAAGCAGACGTCTATCGCAATGCCGTCGCCCAGACAAAGTACGATCCACTACCCCTCGGCGCACTAGCGACCACCCACAAGATCGATTTGCCTACGGCGGCGTGAGATACGTTTGACTAGCTTGACCCCTATGCTCAGATCACGGACGAGGCTTCCAGCATCTCAAAGCTCGAAGGACGGCTTGAGGGCCAAGCCAAAGATCCCATCACCTCAGGGCACAGCGTGGATGCCAGCATCGGCAGAGACTACTTCGCACGTACCGGTGGAGACGTGCTCTGCTTTGGCGCTGGAGGGTCTGCATTCGCAGCCCCGCTATACTTGAACAACATGGGAGACAAGGGCGACCGCCCCAAACGATCCTCTTTGGTCAACCGTTCTCAAGGACGTCTGGATCATGCCAAGGAAATGGCTCAAAGCTTGAAGTCAGATATCGAGAGCGAATACATACAGAATGCTGACCCGGCGGTCAACGACAAGATCATGTGGGACTTCCCACCGTACGGCGTCATCATCAATGCAACCGGCATGGGCAAGGGAACCCCGGGCTCGCCGATCACCCGGGAAGGGCAGGCAGCATCGCCTGGGGATTCAACTACCGCGGCGAGCCGGCCTTCATGCATCAGGCACTTGCCCAGGCCGAAAGCCGTGGAGTTGTGGTTGAAGATGGCTGGCTCTGTCTTGTGCCCGGCTGGACGCAGGTAGTCGCTCGGGTGCTGCACTTTGATCTCACCCCAGCTCTGTTCGGCGAATTGAAGAAGAGCCGCCGTGTCTGTTAGGAAGTAACTTGAAAGGCCGGTAGTGAATGCTCCTGACAGCAAGAGCAATCGCCAAGATGATTGACCTCTCATGTGTTCAGACAAGTTCCAACAAAGCCGACATAGATGCGATGGTGAATGCCGCCCTAAGGCATGGGTTCGGCCAAGTGTCGGTCCTGCAGTGTTTCATTCCCTACACAAGAGAGCTACTTAGAGGCAATCCCGAGATCCACGTGGTCGGGAATGTCAGCTTCCCCTCTGGCTCAGATTCCACCTCGCTCAAAGTAGTGCAAGCTAGAGAGATGATCGCCGCAGGCTGCGACGAAATCGATATGGTTATGAATATTGGCAACCTGCGCTCAGGCGATATTGCAGGTGTGGAAGACGACGTGCGGGCGGTCATTGACGCCGTACGTCCGATTCCCGTAAAAGTGATTATCGAGATCATGTACCTCACCCCGCAGGAAACGGAACAGGCATGCGGCATCTGCCTGCGAGCTGGAGCTGCCTTCGTCAAGACCGGCACCGGCTGGGCGAAGCGCAGTACGACCCCGGAGGATGTGCGTCTGGTCAAGTCAATTGTGGGGGACCGCATCAAGATCAAAGCTTCCGGCGGT
It includes:
- the rimO gene encoding 30S ribosomal protein S12 methylthiotransferase RimO, whose amino-acid sequence is MRPRYHLVSLGCAKNTVDSQSMAQLLERDGFRNTPTPEDADVLLVNTCGFIGPAREESLAALRQLAAAKRPGQLLIAAGCLTQRYGAEIAQQVPGLDGLLGTRRWLDIVDVVHQARRNRQPVYDLPQAPTVAMDSPGISRTAVQGASAYLKIADGCRRPCAFCAIPLIKGTAVSRPKAAILSEAHALQEQGVQEIVLIAQDTTDYGHDLGLRDGLADLLDDLAPAVPQVPWIRVLYAYPGCVTDRLIEVIARHPNVVPYLDMPLQHAHPRLLRAMRRPANVEWVHRTLEKMRLAMPELVLRTTFIVGYPGETEAEFQELLDFVQATRFDRLGVFTFSFERGTASEPLGDPVPEAVKQERRDRLMVVQQAISLQNNQAQIGRRLQVLVEGQGEGLSIGRSYRDAPEIDGMVIVEGNLPVGSMAPVLIQGALEYDLTGTPSLP
- the deoC gene encoding deoxyribose-phosphate aldolase, whose product is MIDLSCVQTSSNKADIDAMVNAALRHGFGQVSVLQCFIPYTRELLRGNPEIHVVGNVSFPSGSDSTSLKVVQAREMIAAGCDEIDMVMNIGNLRSGDIAGVEDDVRAVIDAVRPIPVKVIIEIMYLTPQETEQACGICLRAGAAFVKTGTGWAKRSTTPEDVRLVKSIVGDRIKIKASGGIRDLDTLVEMYKAGATRFGVNLSSGLDILQECLSLGTGIEV